One segment of Papaver somniferum cultivar HN1 unplaced genomic scaffold, ASM357369v1 unplaced-scaffold_81, whole genome shotgun sequence DNA contains the following:
- the LOC113345466 gene encoding sucrose synthase 4-like has protein sequence MSNPKFQRALSIRERVEDTLLAHRNELISLLSRYVEQGKGILQPHTLIDELTNICSETNKCAPNLLDGPFGEVLKATQEAIILPPFVALAVRPRPGVWDYVRVNVNDLTVEQLSISEYLKFKEELVDGQFSSQFVLELDFEPFNANFPKPNRSSSIGNGVQFLNRHLSSIMFRNKDCLEPLLNFLRAHEYKGQVMMLNDRIHSLSRLESSLAKAEEYLSKISADTPYSDFEHKFQEMGFERGWGDNAGRVSENVHLLLDILQAPDPSSLEKFLGRLPMVFNVVIVSPHGYFGQANVLGLPDTGGQIVYILDQVRALESEMLLRIKKQGLNVTPRILIVTRLIPDAKGTTCNQRLERITGTQYTHILRVPFRTEHGILRKWISRFDVWPYLETFAEDAASEIAAELQGVPDFIIGNYSDGNLVASLLSYKLGITQCNIAHALEKTKYPDSDIYWRKFEDKYHFSCQFTADIIAMNNADFIITSTYQEIAGSKNTVGQYESHTTFTLPGLYRVVHGIDVFDPKFNIVSPGADMSIYFPYSEKDKRLTSLHGSIEKLLYDPEQNDEHIGTLSDRSKPIIFSMARLDRVKNITGLVEWYAKNTRLRDSVNLVVVAGYNDVKKSNDREEIAEIEKMHDLMKQYNLNGQFRWISAQMNRARNGELYRYIADTRGAFVQPALYEAFGLTVVEAMTCGLPTFATCHGGPAEIIEHGKSGFHVDPYHPNQAGELMADFFERCKKEPSHWDEISSAGLQRIYDRYTWKIYSERLMTLAGVYGFWKYVSKLERRETRRYLEMFYILKFRELAKSVPLVPEAVGDGH, from the exons ATGTCGAACCCTAAATTTCAAAGAGCACTTAGTATAAGAGAACGAGTTGAAGATACTCTTTTAGCTCATCGGAATGAACTCATTTCTCTGCTCTCCAG GTATGTTGAACAAGGGAAAGGGATACTGCAACCCCATACATTAATAGATGAACTAACAAACATATGCAGTGAAACTAATAAATGTGCACCCAATCTACTTGATGGTCCTTTTGGTGAAGTTCTCAAAGCTACTCAG GAAGCAATCATTTTGCCACCATTTGTAGCATTAGCAGTCAGGCCAAGGCCAGGTGTGTGGGATTATGTTAGGGTCAATGTTAATGACTTGACTGTTGAGCAATTGAGTATTTCTGAGTATCTCAAATTTAAAGAAGAACTTGTTGATGGCCA GTTTAGTAGTCAATTTGTACTGGAGTTGGATTTTGAACCATTCAATGCTAACTTTCCGAAGCCAAATCGGTCTTCGTCAATCGGGAATGGAGTTCAGTTTCTGAATAGGCATTTATCGTCAATTATGTTCCGGAATAAAGATTGTTTGGAGCCTTTGCTAAATTTTCTTCGTGCCCATGAGTACAAAGGCCAG GTTATGATGCTGAATGACCGTATACATAGCTTGTCTAGACTTGAGTCTTCTTTGGCGAAGGCAGAGGAATATCTCTCTAAGATCTCGGCAGATACACCATATTCTGACTTTGAACACAA ATTCCAGGAAATGGGTTTTGAAAGAGGTTGGGGTGATAATGCAGGCCGTGTATCAGAGAACGTGCATCTTCTATTGGACATCCTTCAGGCTCCTGATCCGTCCTCCTTAGAAAAATTTCTCGGGAGACTGCCTATGGTGTTTAATGTTGTTATTGTTTCTCCACATGGATACTTTGGCCAAGCAAATGTTTTGGGTTTACCTGACACTGGTGGTCAA ATTGTGTATATACTGGATCAAGTCCGTGCACTGGAAAGTGAAATGCTTTTGAGAATAAAAAAGCAGGGTCTTAACGTTACTCCTAGAATCCTTATA GTTACTCGTTTAATACCTGATGCAAAAGGTACGACTTGCAATCAACGGTTAGAAAGAATAACGGGGACGCAATATACGCACATTTTGCGGGTTCCTTTTAGAACTGAGCATGGAATTCTACGTAAATGGATTTCAAGATTTGATGTCTGGCCTTATCTAGAGACCTTTGCAGAG GATGCAGCAAGTGAAATTGCTGCGGAGCTGCAGGGAGTTCCAGATTTCATCATTGGAAACTACAGTGATGGAAATCTTGTTGCGTCGTTGTTATCTTATAAATTGGGAATTACACAG TGTAACATTGCACACGCCTTGGAGAAAACAAAATACCCTGACTCTGATATATATTGGAGGAAATTCGAGGACAAATACCACTTCTCCTGCCAGTTTACTGCTGATATAATTGCTATGAACAATGCAGATTTCATAATCACCAGTACATATCAAGAGATCGCTGGAAG CAAAAATACTGTCGGGCAGTATGAGAGCCACACAACGTTCACTCTTCCGGGATTATACAGAGTGGTTCATGGGATTGATGTTTTTGACCCCAAGTTTAATATTGTTTCACCCGGGGCTGATATGTCCATATACTTCCCATATTCTGAAAAGGACAAAAGACTTACATCTTTACATGGTTCAATTGAAAAGTTGTTGTATGATCCAGAGCAGAACGACGAACACAT TGGTACTTTGAGCGACCGGTCCAAACCCATTATCTTTTCCATGGCGAGGCTTGATCGAGTCAAAAACATAACAGGACTGGTAGAGTGGTACGCTAAGAATACTAGACTCAGGGATTCTGTAAACCTTGTTGTGGTTGCTGGTTACAATGATGTCAAAAAATCCAACGACAGAGAAGAAATTGCCGAGATTGAGAAGATGCATGACCTAATGAAGCAGTACAACTTGAACGGCCAATTTCGATGGATATCAGCGCAGATGAACAGGGCACGTAATGGTGAACTGTACCGATATATTGCTGATACACGGGGTGCATTTGTGCAA CCTGCTCTCTATGAAGCATTTGGCCTTACAGTTGTGGAGGCGATGACTTGTGGACTTCCAACATTTGCTACTTGTCATGGAGGTCCTGCTGAGATAATTGAACATGGAAAATCGGGTTTCCACGTTGATCCATATCACCCGAATCAAGCCGGTGAACTCATGGCAGATTTTTTTGAGCGCTGCAAGAAGGAACCTAGCCACTGGGATGAGATCTCCTCTGCGGGGCTTCAGCGGATTTATGACAG GTATACTTGGAAGATCTATTCAGAAAGACTAATGACACTAGCTggtgtttatggtttttggaaGTATGTCTCAAAACTTGAAAGACGTGAGACCCGGCGATACTTAGAGATGTTTTACATTCTGAAGTTCCGGGAACTT GCAAAATCTGTTCCACTGGTTCCAGAAGCAGTTGGCGATGGTCACTGA
- the LOC113345467 gene encoding pectinesterase-like, with product MHNLSNIMRILLSILAISSLLLLLLSSTTTTNKAIITKKIHNVVSKSSPLHVHDENLQVAHSNCEGTLYPELCISTLASLFPGTSLKRKSIAELISGIINHTVDIVKISASNCTGIKNKFGSEIDTRENRALDDCLELFEDTILDLSDALSDLQSRNTSAKRYHHLQTLFSASMTNQFTCLDGFFYSKGKIRKQIEKRLYRISQLVSNSLVMLEKIPKEQKKTDQQVFPEYGEMVDGFPRWVTRKDRRLLQASTNATAMSADLVVAKDGSGNFTTISEAVEAAPKSSTKRFVIYIKEGGYFENVEVVKKKTMLMFIGDGIGKTVVKAHRNVVDGWTTFRSATVAVMGKGFIARDMTFENSAGPSKHQAVALRSGADLSAFYRCSFVGYQDTLYAHSLRQFYKECDVYGTVDFVFGNAAVVLQDSNLYARKPNPNQKNIFTAQGREDPNQNTGISILNCKVTAAADLIPFKSEFQTYLGRPWRQYSRTVYLNSLIDDVVDPRGWLEWDGDFALSTLYYGEYMNRGPGANTISRVNWPGYRVINSSMEANQFTAESFIQVSDWLPSDNIPFYSGLN from the exons ATGCATAACCTCAGCAACATTATGAGGATTCTCCTATCAATCTTAGCAATCTCATCTCTTCTTCTCCTACTActctcatcaacaacaacaacaaacaaagcCATCATCACAAAGAAAATCCACAATGTCGTCTCCAAATCATCACCATTACACGTCCATGATGAAAATCTCCAAGTTGCACATTCCAACTGTGAAGGGACTCTATACCCAGAGCTTTGCATTTCGACTCTCGCTTCTTTGTTCCCTGGCACCAGCCTGAAAAGAAAGTCGATAGCAGAACTTATCTCTGGAATTATTAACCATACCGTCGACATTGTGAAGATTTCAGCTTCTAATTGTACTGGAATCAAGAACAAATTCGGAAGCGAAATCGATACACGTGAAAACCGAGCTTTAGACGACTGTCTTGAGCTTTTCGAAGATACCATTCTTGATCTTAGTGATGCTTTATCCGATTTGCAGTCGCGAAATACATCTGCCAAGCGTTACCATCATTTACAGACATTGTTTAGTGCTTCAATGACGAACCAGTTTACGTGCCTTGACGGGTTCTTTTATAGTAAAGGGAAGATACGGAAACAAATTGAGAAAAGATTGTATAGAATTTCTCAGTTGGTTTCTAATTCACTTGTAATGTTGGAAAAAATTCCAAAAGAGCAGAAGAAAACTGACCAGCAAGTGTTTCCCGAGTACGGTGAAATGGTGGATGGGTTTCCAAGATGGGTAACTAGAAAAGACCGACGACTGTTGCAAGCTTCTACAAATGCCACTGCAATGAGTGCCGATTTGGTGGTGGCGAAAGACGGCAGCGGAAATTTTACGACAATAAGTGAAGCGGTGGAAGCTGCACCCAAGTCCTCAACCAAGAGATTTGTTATTTATATCAAGGAAGGAGGATATTTTGAAAATGTAGAAGTAGTGAAGAAGAAAACCATGCTCATGTTCATTGGTGACGGAATTGGAAAAACAGTTGTGAAGGCTCACCGGAATGTTGTTGACGGCTGGACTACTTTCCGATCAGCTACCGTCG CTGTGATGGGTAAAGGATTTATTGCAAGAGATATGACATTTGAGAACTCAGCTGGTCCAAGCAAACACCAAGCTGTTGCATTGCGAAGCGGAGCGGACCTGTCAGCATTTTACCGGTGCAGTTTCGTGGGTTACCAAGATACTCTTTACGCACATTCGCTTCGACAGTTCTACAAAGAGTGCGACGTATACGGCACAGTCGACTTCGTGTTTGGCAATGCCGCAGTGGTGCTTCAAGACAGTAATTTATATGCACGCAAACCAAATCCAAATCAGAAGAATATTTTCACTGCTCAAGGAAGAGAAGACCCAAACCAGAATACTGGGATCTCAATCTTGAATTGCAAAGTTACTGCAGCAGCTGATTTGATACCATTCAAGTCTGAATTTCAGACGTACTTGGGAAGGCCTTGGAGACAATATTCAAGAACCGTTTACTTGAATTCATTAATTGACGATGTTGTTGATCCCCGGGGATGGTTAGAATGGGATGGTGACTTTGCATTAAGTACATTATACTATGGAGAATATATGAACAGAGGACCCGGAGCCAATACTATTAGTAGGGTGAATTGGCCGGGTTACAGGGTTATCAACAGTTCTATGGAAGCAAATCAATTCACAGCAGAATCATTTATCCAGGTTAGCGACTGGCTACCTTCCGATAACATCCCATTTTACTCTGGTTTGAACTAA